The sequence CCCTTCGACTCCGTATAGGTCGAACTGTGCGTGAGGTCGATGGTGTAGTCGTCGCTCCAATCCGAGCCGGCCTTTGAGACAAGTCCATGGCCCTCGGCAAAGTAGAAGGGCGTGATCACTTGGCGAGCCAACGGCCACTCGTTCTCGAAACGCCAGCCGCCGCCATGCATCACGTAGATGCAGATGGGCGGTTCCTTGTCGATGCCATTGTCTATCCCCTTGAGGTAATGGTCAAAGAAGCGCAGATGCTCCGCCCAATAGCGAGCCGGTATGGAATCGCGGTCTTCGCCCAGGTACTTCCAGAATGGACCCTGCTCCGGCTCGTGATACCCGACGGTAATCAACAGCTTCGATGGATTCGATTCGCGCATCGTGCAATACAGCTCAAACGTACCGCGCGCGAATCCGTCGAACCACGCACCAATGTTGTAAATCGGAATCTTTGACTTCATAACGCCCGGCACGTGACCTCCGGGGCTGAGCACGTACATGTCCAAACCGTCGGCTATCGGTGAATCCAGGAAGTTTGCCTTCGACGCCCAACTGTTGTAGTCGAAATTCCTTGTGTGTTCCTTGGTCGCTTCGTAGTAGATATTTTTCCGGAGAACGCCATCGCGGTACTTGGGTTCGCCATTTGTCAGAAAGGACCCGGTGGCGGGGTCATACTCCGGAATCTCGTCGGCCAAGTCTCCATCGCCGTCTTCATCCACGACGGGCTTCGTCGGGCGAATACCACCGTCGGGCACAAAGCAATTGCGCGTAATCAGCGCCATGTATTCGGAGAATCCGGCCATGAAACCTTGTAGGTAGATGCCTCCCGGATACACTTCTCCGGAAAATCCGTCCAGCGGAATTACGGTGGGGATGATGCATTTCAATGCCTTTGGCATTCGTGAAGCCGTCGCCGTTTGCGACCAACCCAGGTACGAGGCCCCCTTCATGCCCACGTTGCCATCGCACCACGGCTGTGCGGCGATCCAATCCACCAACTCCTTGCCGTCGTCGCAAAGCCGCGGCATGAAATCGATCATCCATCCCGTGGACGCGCCCGTGCCGCGCATGTCCGCGCGCACAAATACGTAGCCGTGCGATACAAAGAGTTTGCAGTCCGCATCTTTGCGCGAGTCTTCGATTTCGCCAGTTGCCGGATTCACACGCGAACGCTGATACGGTAGGTACTCGACAATGACTGGAAACGACGATTGGGCAGGGCCGTCCGCGGGGGTATACACATCGACTGCGAGCTTCGCGCCATCCGACATGGGCACAAAGGCCGATTGTACGCCGACACCCTTGTACTCCGCCTGCGAATAGCCTGCGTAGGAGAAGGGCTTGCTGACCCTCTCCTGCGAAGAAGCCGAAATCGCCAAGATTATGCTCAGGAAGATGTGTGCAGCGTATCGAGGTTTCACGTGTTTATCCTCCGCAAAATCGTTGCCTCACACCGGCTCGCCAAGCGCTTCCACGGCTTCGCGAATGGTCTTGAGTTCGTCCTCGGACAACGTAAACTCAGCCGCCTTGGCGTTCTCCGCGACCTGCTTCTCGTCACGCGCGCCAACGATAGCGGTTGTGAGTCCTTTCTGAGAGAAGACCCAATTTATCGTCAGTTGCGACAACGTGACACCATGTCCGTCGGCAATCGGGCGGATGGCCTCCAACATGTCGAGCACCCGCTTGCGGTTCTGAGGCTGAAACCATGGCCGCTCAGCGCGCGCGTCGCCGTCCTTAAACGTCCGGTCCATGGTGACTTTGCCTGTCATCAAACCTTGCGCAATCGGGCTGTAGGCCAACACGCCGATGTCATTCGCCACGCAAAACGGCAACACGTCTTTCTCAATGGCGCGCTGCAGGGGATTGTATTGCGGCTGGTCGCTCACGATAACACCGGACTTGAGGCACTCTTCCATCATTTCGACCGTGAAATTGCTGACTCCGATGTGGCGAATCTTCCCCTGCTTCTGAATGTCCAGGAGCGTCTCCATCGTATCTGCCAGAGGCGTGTCCACATCCGGCCAGTGGCATTGGTACAAGTCGATTACGTCCACCCCCAGCCGCTGAAGGCTTTGTTCAATCTCATGCCGAATGGACTCAGGGCGCAGACACCGGATGATATTGCGCGGAACGCCGTCGTTGTCTTTGGTCTGAAAGACCACCCGCCCGGATTCGAGGTCCCAGCGAACTCCGCACTTCGTGGCCACGATGACTTGGTCCCTACGCCCTTTGATGGCCTGGCCCACAATGCGTTCGCTGTGTCCCATGCCGTAGGTAGGCGCCGTATCGACGAGATTCATACCCGTGTCGATAGCGGCCTGGATAGAGCGAATCGCCGCCGCATCGTCCGTGCCGCCCCACATCCAACCGCCGATGGCCCAAGCCCCATACGAAACTACCGGCACGCTCAGGTCGCTCCGGCCAAGTATTCTGTATTGCATAACGAGAGACTCTCCTCATGGTCTGGATAAACCGCTGGTCTTTCCTTATATGCCACAGGGTAACGAGGATCAACATTTGGGAGGAATTCGCCAGCTCTCGCCTTCCCCGGGTAATTCCCCGGACAATCCCCCACTTGCACGCGACACCGTAAGCAGGTACGATCTCCCGATGTCTCACAGGTGGAGTGCGGCTGCCGCTCACTACCTGACCGGCTTTACAGGAGTGCACGAGTGTTCGAAGACGAAGCGCGAATGACGTTTACCGAGCATCTGGGGGAACTGCGTACAAGGCTGATCCGTGTGTGCGCGGGCCTTATCGTCGTCTTCGGCGTGTGCTTCGCGTTTTCGGACCACCTGTTTCTCCTCCTCCAGAAACCGTTGAAGAATCCTCAGCTTTCCTGGTTGAGTCTGGATCCCATGGAATCGCTCATGGTTTACCTGAAGATTTCGGGGTACTTCACGGTCGCCATATGCCTTCCTCACATTCTTTTCGAATTGTGCGGTTTTGTATTCCCCGGCTTGAGGCCCAAAGAACGACGCGCCGCGATGATACTTCTCGGCGGGGGAAGCCTCCTTGCGATTGTCGGGGTAGCGGCTGCCTACTTTGTTGTCACGCCTCAACTTATCAACGTCATGATACAGTGGACGCCCGAAACGGTGACCCAGAGTTTACAGATGAAGGCGACCATTTCCTTCATCCTGATGCTTCTTCTCGCATTTGCGATCGCATTTCAGTTCCCCATGGTTGTGCTGATCCTTGTCTACCTGGGGGTCGTCTCGCCTCAATTTCTCAAGGCCCAGCGGCGAGTTGCGTTCGTGCTTCTGGCTGTTGCTGCAGCCGTACTGACTCCGACAATCGATCCCCTGAGCATGATGGTCATGTGGGTGCCGCTTGTTATCATGTATGAAGCGTGCATCTGGATTGCAGTGCTGCTGGTACGGCGGCGCGAAAATACAAGCGGGTAGTCTGCCATGTTTAACAATATAGGCATCACGGAGATGCTCGTCATCGCGGCCGTGGCGCTCTTAATCCTCGGTCCGGACAAGTTTCCTGGGCACGCCAAGATTGCCCTTCGTTTCATGCGCGACATCCGCTCTTACTGGGAAGAAGCCAAACGCGATATCGCCGAAGAAATAAAGCCCTTCAAGAAAGAGCTTAAGGAGTTGGAGAAGATTAAGCCGGAGGAATTCATCGATTCTCTAACCGGTGAGGACGAATCCAACAAAAGCTCCGCCGCAACGTACGGAGGGGCATATTCCTACAGCGATACTTCCGTACCCGCTTCGGCGGCGGACTCCTCCGAAAAAAGCGAGCCGGAGCCCGCACAGCGCTCCGAGAGTACGTCGTGGGAACGGCCCGAAGGCTCCGAACCCTACAATCCCTCCGCATCCACTGACTCAGACAACGCTTCGGAGACGGGGAAGAAGGAATTCTATCCCACAGATTAACCGCCGAGCAGCCCGATTCGGTACGTGTCCTTGTCACGCGGTTGATTGAGTGGCGTAGCCGGTTCCCATGGGATTTTGGGACCGCCACCGGGCGAGCCGAAAACGCCATTGCCCTACACAAACCCAGCCAATCCGAGCGCGACACTCTCGCCGCCCTGGGATATGTGTGATCGATATCTCTGCCTTCCGTCATGTGAGCCTTCAGTAGTCCATGTCCTATCATGGGCCCCGTTTCCTGGTGATACACAGCGAACTGAAAGGAACTCTCGCATGCCTTTTCGGAAGTACGGACCTCACCTGTACGTCCTCATATTCATCGCTATTGGGTTTGCGTGCCGCGCCTTTGCCGCGGCCCAGGAAGAGGTCGAGCTCGTCCCTGTTCATGCCGAAGGGATCGAGAACGTGTTTCGCATCGGTGAATCGCTCTATTCGGGCAGCGCCCCCGATTCTGGCGCGGCCTTTGAATCGTTGAAGCGTCTCGGGATCAAGACCGTCATATCGGTGGACGGTTCCAAACCAGACGTCGATGCCGCGCACAAGGCGGGCTTGCGTTATGTGCACATCCCCTTCGGCTACGACGGCATCTCGCGCGAGCGCGCACTGGAGATTGCGAAAGCGCTGCAATCCTATCCCGGACCGTTCTACATTCACTGTCACCATGGCAAGCATCGCGGACCCGCTGCCGCCGCCATCGCGCTGATGTGCACCGACGGCTCGTGTTCCACAGCAAGAGCCTTGGAGGTAATGAAAGCGGCTGGGACGGACCCCCGCTACAAAGGTCTCTTTCGCAGCGTCGAGGAATTTGCGCGGCCAAGTTCGGATGACCTCCAGAAGGTCGCGGAAACGTTGCCCGAGGTTGCGCAGACGGATGATCTTACCCAGGCCATGGTCGAAATCGATCGTCACTGGGACAATCTCAAAGCAGCAAAAGCCGCAGGCTGGAAGACGCCGCCCGATCATCCGGACATCGACCCAGCCCACGAAGCGCTCCAAGTGGTGGAATTGTATCGCGAAATTGGCCGCATGCAGGCAGTGTCGAAACGACCCGAAGATTTTCGCCAGATTCTGAAGGAGGCGGAAAACAGGGCTTCTGGTCTGGAGAAAGTGCTGCGCGAAAAGTACGTTCCGGCGGCTATTGCAGCGACATTTAGCGTCGCGGGCGAGAGTTGCACGGAATGTCATACAAAGTATCGAGACAACAAGTAGTTCACACACCGCCGTTGTCTCAGGTCTCCCGCAGTGCGGTTGATCGCGTTGAAATCCTCTGCGACACTGATTGGTGTTCCGCGTTGAAACTCCGTGGAGGGGGTCGTGCTACGGGCGCTGGCGATTTGGACCGACTTGTTTGTCCTGTGGGTGCTTCTGTTCTCGGCGGTTGCGTATGCCTTGCCTGCCCCGTTTCGCGCCCTGTCTCCCGCGATTGTGCCCGCGCTGGGCGTAATCATGTTCGGCATGGGCATGACATTGCAGCCCGCGGACTTTGCGCGCGTTGCCCGCATGAAACTCGCGGTCGCCTGCGGCCTCACGGCGCAGTTCCTGGTCATGCCGCTCACGGCATGGGCCATCGCGACGATCTTCCGGCTTCCGCCGGAGTTGGCTATGGGTTTCATCATCGTCGGTTCGTGCCCCGGCGGCACGGCCTCGAACGTCATCTGCTACCTCGCCAAAGCGGACGTTGCGCTTTCCGTTACCATGACCGCCCTCTCGACTCTTATGGCCATCGTTCTCACGCCCTGGCTGATCGGCGTTTTGGGTGGCCGCTTTCTACCGGTCAATTCGTGGGACCTCTTCATGAGCGTCGTCAAGATTGTGCTCGTCCCCGTTCTCGCCGGGTTCGGCCTGCGCAGGCTGTTACGCGAACAAACGCTGAACCGCTTCATCAACGTGTTCCCGGCGGTCTCCGTGCTTCTTATATCCCTGGTCATCGCGTCAATTGTCGCTTCCTCACGCGAGCGCATTCTCGACGCGCTCGGAACGGTCGGAATCTTAGTTGCGCTTCACAACGTTACGGGGCTAACGTTGGGCTATGCGTTTGCATCCGCACTGCGGTTGCCTGTCTCTGCCCGCCGCGCCATCGCCATCGAGGTCGGCATGCAGAACAGCGGTTTGGGCGTCGCTTTGGCGAAAGCGCACTTCTCGAATATCCTGGTCGCGTTGCCGTCCAGCGTATTCAGCGTAGTGCACAATTTATCCGGGTCCGCGCTGGCCGGTTATTGGAGGCGCAGCGGGCGAGACAAGGAGGGGGAACATGAACGTCGACGAGCGGATTAAGTTGGCCGATCTGGCCAAGCCATTGGAAGCATTTTTCACCCTATCCAGCGAGAAGCTGCGCCGCCTGGCCGCAGCATGGGACCCGGCGCAAGGATCGCCAGTGTTTACGCTCAACGGCAAATACACCACGCGCGGATGGACCGAATGGACCCAAGGCTTTCAGTATGGATGCCAGATTCTGCAATTCGACGCGACCGGTGACGAGACATTTCTTCGCCTGGGCCGCGAAAACACGCTGCGATTCATGGCCCCGCACGTGAGCCACATCGGAGTTCACGACCACGGGTTTAACAACGTCTCCACCTACGGCAACCTCAGGCGCCTGGCGCGCGAAGGCCGCGTGCAGGAATCGCGCGACGCCATGTTGCTCTTCGAACTGGCGCTCAAAGTCTCCGGGGCTGTGCAGGCCGCGCGCTGGACGCCCACCGCCGACGGCACCGGGTACATCTACTCGTTCAACGGCCCGCATTCTCTGTTCAGCGACACGATTCGCTCGTGCCGCGCGCTGATGCTGGCGCACCAGTTGGGCCACTGCCTCATGGGGGAAAACGACCGCAAGATTTCCCTGCTGGGCCGCGCCATCGAGCACATGCTCAACACGGCGCGCTACAACGTGTATTACGGCGAAGGCCGCGATGCCTACGACATACCGGGCCGGGTCGTTCACGAGAGCATCTTCAATACGGAAGACGGCCAATACCGCTGCCCGAGCACGCAACAAGGGTATTCGCCGTTCTCGACGTGGACCCGCGGACTTGCGTGGGTGCTCCTCGGCTTCGCGGAGGAAATGGAGTGCCTTGAAGCCATGCCCTACGCGGATCTAAAACCGTGGGGCGGACCCGCCGCGTTGCGCGCCATGATGCTCAAAGCGGCCACGGCAACCGCGGACTTCTACATCGCCAACACCGCCGCCGACGGCATTCCGTATTGGGATACCGGCGCACCGGGCCTGGTCTACCTTGGCGACTATTTGAAGGAGCCGTCGCATCCGGACAATCCCTACGAACCGGTGGACAGCTCCGCCGCGGCAATTGCCGCGCAGGGCCTGCTGCGCCTGGGCCGCGTGCTCGGCGCGAAGGGCCGACGCTATTGGCAAGCGGGAATGACCGTCGCGCGCACCTTGCTTGCGCCGCCGTATCTATCCGAAGACCTGAATCACCAAGGACTGATTCTGCATTCGGTGTATCACCGTCCGCGCGGATGGGATGCTATCCCCAAAGGGAAACGCGTGCCATTCGGCGAGTCGTCGATGTGGGGCGACTACCACGCGATGGAACTGGGCGTGTACCTGCTGCGGATGATCTACAGCGGACCTTATCTCGCTTTCCACGATCAAGCACCGGAAGCAAGGGCGTGATCTAATGAGTTCTCGCAGGAAGCGACCACGCGTGGATTTGCCTAGGCAGTAGTTAGCTGGGCACCTTTAGGACGGTATCGTGTCTAAGCAATCCCTATCGCATTTAGCGACTGCATCCAGCGGCCCGCGTCGCTTGCCCCAACAATTCGGACACTCGGAACCTTCGGGATAGAAATCCAAGGGAAGTGCCCACCCGCAGAGCAGACACTTACACCATTCATCGGAGACATCCACGATCCGTGCGCGCTTCCATTTCGGCGTGTATTGGGAGAAGCCTTTTCCCGAAGCTCGTCCTGTTTTGTCGGGCATGGGTAGCCGCATCACAAGGAGCATCCAGGGAGCAGTCTTTACAAATCCCGCCAGGACTAACAGCGCGAAGAGAACCACGCCTTTCGTTGTGGCGCCCGCTAGAATCCCCGCCGTTATCAAGAAGAACGGAAGTACGTACAGACCCAATCCCAACCGGGCCATAATGATCGGATGCTTGGTGCAGAGGACCTTTATGACAAGATATGTAAGTGCTGTCACTATGAGCACACCTATCAAGGCCCGATCAGAGTAGTACTTGGCAAGTGATGGCAGCATCAAGATCGTGCCGACGAAGACATGTGTCAGTAGCAGAGAGTAAGATTGACGGACATTGCTGCTGAATGCCTTGCGCTCGTCTGAGGGGTAGGGAAGTGCTACGCCGTTCCATGCAATGGCAACAGCCATTCGGTTTAGGACGTGGTAATGGCGCAACGCAAGCACGTCACCCGTCGAGAACCGGAAGACTACTCCGCGCCTTAGCTCTTTCTCAGAGAAGTCGCCGAGTATCTGTGAATTCAACTTGACGACTCGCCGACCATCGACTGTCGGGTTCGCGATGTCCACTGCATTCCTGACATCGTCCGCTGAAAGTGAATGCAGTCCAAGAATGTCTTCGGTCTGTGTGTTCACGGTGACGTCACCTTCGCTACACATACGACCTCCCTGAACCCCGTAATTCACCCCATTCATATCGACAGTGGAGTTCACTCTCGAACATGCACAAGATTAGTGCGACCCCTACCCTCTCGCATCAACTGGCATACCGATCTCGGAGCAAAGATGATCGGCATCAGCGACACTGCTCGAATGGCATATCGGGCCTCTGCGCGTGGTCCAACACTTTGGGCATTTGGTTCCTTCGGGAAACTCATCAACAGTAAGTTCTACTCCGCAGAATGCGCACCTTCCCCAAAGTCTAGGAACGTCTATCGCCTTTGCCCGTTTCCATCGCCGAAGGGAATACACGGCACTCTTGCCTGTCCGGCTCAGGTAAGCCCGCTCAAGCGCAATACGAAATGCTGTATATGGAGAGTCAAGAGCCTGACGCCACATACAGAGAACAAAAAAGATGAGAAGCGGATTTGGCACGTGCCACCAAAATACGAGAGATATCGAAACGAAACCAATACCCATTATGATGCAGGCCGCCAACCACAGACGATCCCTTTTCTGTCGGCGCTTCAGACCCCATGAAAGCAGACCGATCATGACAAGTGGCACAGCAAAGTACCGGCCTCCAGGCAAGGGAGACTTCATGAGAGGCTCAAGCAAGAGAACTGTCAATGCAACGGCCAGGTTCCACCAGACCAGAAAATCTGCCGCTACCTTGTATCCGTCTTGAATCCTGTCTTTGTGCATGGCGGACCCGGGAACCTGTTTGCCATTCCACAGGGCTTCCAGCGTTGGTCCGCCCCAGAATTCGCTTCTCTTCCGAATTGCCAGTTCTTGTCCGTCTGGAAAACGAAAGACGTACCCGAGGGAGAGATCCTTCCTGTCTTCATTAACAGCAAGGACGCAATTCCCCAGCATCACACACGATTTCTTATTCTTCGAATAATCAGCGAAATATACGTGCGGCCGATCATCATCTGAATCCTTGATCCCCGAGGTCACTACGGGGCCATCGCGTAAGACATCATCGCTCAGACTTCCGACAGGCATTCTCACTCCTTTGGCTGGTCCGCACTTCGCAAAGAGACACCGTCTCGATCTAGATTACTCCGATGCCACAACTAAGACAATGATAAGCAATGATTCAGACAACTCTTGAAACCGAAGCCCGTGTTTTCTAGCATGGGGTGAGGGAAACAGTGGGCATTACCGTACAGACTGCGGCCAAGTTAAGGCGCGTGAGGATTGATATCGTGGCAGACCATTCTGAATACATAGAACGGCATCGGAACTCGCGGCAATTGCCCGCCTTGGCCGCCGCGATTCCGACCGGGGCAATCGCGTTGGCCGTGGGCGCGACCATTGTCGCGCTGGCGTTTTGGCTCCTAAAACAGCGCGAGGCCCGAAAGAGCAGCACGTTTGTCGAGCGCGAGGTTACGTTCTTTCTTATGGCCCTTACCGTGTTCGGATTTGCGGCGGGATGTTGGGCCTTCGTGGTGTACGCGCGGTTCGCTGCGTAACGGCCATTAGCCGGCATCGGCCCAAGGCTACTGCACCGCGTCAGTGCCAGTCCATTTATCGTTTTACCAAGCAAAGGGGGAAGTGTGAAGACTGTCGGTATCATTATGAACGGCGTCACCGGGCGCATGGGAACCAACCAGCATCTGGTGCGTTCCATCCTCGCGATCCGCAATCAGGGCGGCGTTGCCATCAGCGATGGCGAAACGATCATGCCTGAGCCAATCCTCGTCGGGCGTAATGAAGCAAAACTGAAAAAGCTCGCTGATGCCCACGGCGGCTTACCATTCTCGACGGATCTTGCCGCGTTGCTTGACGACGCGAAGTATCCGGTCTATTTCGACGCGCAGACAACGCTGCGCCGTTACGAAGACGTGAAACGCGCCATCGAGAAGGGCAAGCACATTTATTGCGAGAAACCCGTCGCGACTTCTTCCGCCGAGAGCATGGATCTCTACCGGCTCGCCAAGGAGAAAGGCATCAAACACGGCGTGGTGCAAGATAAGTTGTGGTTACCCGGCCTGCGCAAGCTCAAGTACCTCATCGATACGGGCTTCTTCGGGCGCATCCTCTCCGTCCGTGGCGAATTCGGCTACTGGGTGTTCACGGGCGAGAACCAGCCCGCTCAACGGCCGTCGTGGAACTATCGCCAAAAAGACGGCGGCGGCATCATGCTCGACATGTTCTGCCACTGGCGTTACGTTATCGACAACCTGTTCGGCAACGTGACCGCCGTGTCCGCTCTCGGCGCGACGCACCTGCCTGACCGATGGGACGAGGCCGGCAAACCCTACATCTGCGACACGGATGACGCCGCCTACGGAACGTTCCAGACCGACCAGAGAATCATCTGCCAATTCAATTCGTCGTGGTGTACGCGCGTGCGGCGCGACGATTTGCTCACGCTCCATGTGGATGGCACGAAGGGCTCCGCGGTCGCCGGGTTGCGGCAATGCTGGACCCAGCACGACGCCGTCACCCCGAAACCGGTTTGGAATCCGGATATCGACAACCCCATCGACTTCTATGCCGCGTGGGAGCCTATGCCGTCCAACGTCGCGTATGACAACGCGTTCAAAGTTCAGTGGGAGCTGTTCCTGCGGCATTTGGTACTCGATGAGCCGTTCCGCTGGGGCTTGCGAGAAGGGGCCAAGGGAGTCCAACTCGCCGAACTTGGCTACGAGTCGTGGAAACAGCGCCGCTGGCTCGATGTCCCTGAGCTATGACCTGTTCATCAGACCATTGGCGTGGGCGCCGCAACCCCGGTTCGAAGACCTCGAATCGCCAAGTTGCCGCCTCTTCGTTCTCCCTGTAAAATCCTTGCCCAAATGACACTACTTGAGCTACGAGGTTGGTTTGTCCTTACGTGGCGGTTCATCCGCTACTTCGCCTACCGGTTTGGTATGGGTTCCCGCCCACAGTTTGTCGATATCTACCGAGAGGGCGTGCCAGTGCTGGACCGCCTGCTGGGCTGGCCCAAGATGCTGCGGTTTGAAGACGGCCACAATTGTCCGCGCCATGGGCCGGTCGTGTTCGCCGGAAATCATCAGAAGAAGGACGACCCCTTTTTACTGTACCGGGCGATTCATTATCTCTGCGACGCGTCCTACGCGGTGCGCTTCATGATGCGCGATGACTTCTTTGCGGGGATTAGCGCCGCGAAATCGCGTTTCATCGACGTAGACGAATTGGCTTGCATGGCAGGCGCGCTGCTCATCAGCCGCAGCAATGTTCAGTTGTCGCAAATGAAACCCTTCGTGAAGCTCCTGCGCGAAGGCAATGGATTCATCATGTACCCGGGGCGTTCCCGGTCGCGTTCAGGCGTGTTTATCGAATACCGCGACGGTATCGAAGAACCCGGCGGCGTCACCTTCTTCCTTGCGCAAGCACAACGTGGCCGCCCGGACCTCAGGATTCCGGCAGTTCCCTGCGCCCGAACGCACAACCCCACCACCAACAAGACGGTGATAATCTTTGGGGAGCCGCAGTATTTGCCGCATGACGCGGATCGTGCGGTGCAACGGGACCTCGATTTCAGGTTGATCGAGATGATGGGGGAACTGACCGAGGTGAACGCCGCGCACGTCACGGCCGGCATCCTCTACCTGCGTTGTCTGCACGGACACTCGGAATCCATTACCCTGCATCAGTTGAAAGCCGCCGTTAAGGAGGTTCTCGACGCCTGCCGCGAGCGCCGCGTCGAACCCGCATCGCGCAACGACCTCGATGGACAAATGAAGGCGGTACTGGCCTACCTGGAACGGGGAAAGACGATCGTGCGCACCGGCGATAGCGTCACGCCCAACGTGGACGTGGTGCTATCGGCGCCCGAATGGGACACGTCCTACGTTGAGAAGAACCCCTTGAAGCATCTAGTCAACCAAGTCCTTCATTTGTGGGACGTGGTGGCCGCCATTGAGTTTGCGGCATTCAAGACGTTTTAACGTAATTCAGTCTTGTAACGCTTCTCGAATCTTGCGAGCCAACGCTTCTTCCGTGAACGGCTTCTGTAGGAAATGCACACCCTCATCCAGCACGCCTTGATGCGCAATCACGTTGGCCGTGTATCCGGACATAAACAGACATCGCAGGTTCGGCCTAATTTCGCGAAGCCGCCTCCACGTGTCGCGTCCCGTCATTCCGGGCATTACAACGTCTGTTATCAGAAGATGGATTTCCGCCTGATGCTTTGCGGCGGTTTCAATGGCTTCAACGGGATTGGATGCAACCAGCACCGTGTACCCGAGCCGCTCAAGCATGCGCTGGGCCAGGCGAAGAAGAGCAGCTTCATCTTCGACAACCAGCACCGTTTCGACGCCGCGAGGAAGCTCTGCGATTTCCCGGGCCGGTTCGGAGGTTTTCTCATCCGTCTCGAGCAGCGGGAAGTAGATGCGAAATGTTGTGCCTTGTCCCGGTTCGCTGTACACGTTGACAAAGCCGCCGTTCTGCTTCACGATTCCGTATACGGTCGCCAATCCGAGTCCGGTTCCCTTTCCGATTTCCTTCGTTGTGAAGAAAGGCTCGAAGAGCCGCTCTTGCGTCTCTTTGTCCATGCCGCACCCGTTGTCGCTGACCGCAAGCAAAACGTACTTCCCGGGAATGAATCCGATGTGGTCCTCGCAGTACTCGCGATCGAACTCGGCGGAACCCGTTTCTATCGTAATCTTGCCTACATCCACGATGGCGTCGCGCGAATTCACGACCAGATTGGCAAGAATCTGGTTGAGTTGAGCAGGATCCATCTTCACCGGAAGACGATGATGGGAGGGTTTCCAGAGCAGGTCGATGTCTTCTCCAATCAGCCGGCTCAACATCTTCAGCATTGTCGCGACGGTATCGGTAAGATCCAAGACTTGCGGAGCAATCGTCTGCTTGCGCGCGAATGCCAGCAATTGGCGCGTAAGATCCGCCGATCTCCGGCCCGCCTTCATGATTTCCGTGATGCTTTCACGCACGGGATGCGCTGAATCCAGCGCGGCAAGTGCCAGCTCGCAGTGGCCGAGAATCACACTCAGCATATTGTTAAAGTCGTGCGCTACCCCCCCGGCAAGTTGTCCCACAGCTTCCATCTTTTGCGCCTGGACCAACTGCGATTCCAGCTTGGCCTTCTCTTCCTCGGCATGCTTACGTTCGGAAATATCAATCCCGAACCCCATGAGGTAGAGCTGTCCCTGGGCCTCAAACCGGACGCCGGTCATAAAGAAGGGAATCGCGCGTCCATCCTTGGACATTAGAGGGGCTTCAAG is a genomic window of Candidatus Hydrogenedentota bacterium containing:
- a CDS encoding glycosyl hydrolase, encoding MNVDERIKLADLAKPLEAFFTLSSEKLRRLAAAWDPAQGSPVFTLNGKYTTRGWTEWTQGFQYGCQILQFDATGDETFLRLGRENTLRFMAPHVSHIGVHDHGFNNVSTYGNLRRLAREGRVQESRDAMLLFELALKVSGAVQAARWTPTADGTGYIYSFNGPHSLFSDTIRSCRALMLAHQLGHCLMGENDRKISLLGRAIEHMLNTARYNVYYGEGRDAYDIPGRVVHESIFNTEDGQYRCPSTQQGYSPFSTWTRGLAWVLLGFAEEMECLEAMPYADLKPWGGPAALRAMMLKAATATADFYIANTAADGIPYWDTGAPGLVYLGDYLKEPSHPDNPYEPVDSSAAAIAAQGLLRLGRVLGAKGRRYWQAGMTVARTLLAPPYLSEDLNHQGLILHSVYHRPRGWDAIPKGKRVPFGESSMWGDYHAMELGVYLLRMIYSGPYLAFHDQAPEARA
- a CDS encoding Gfo/Idh/MocA family oxidoreductase, giving the protein MNGVTGRMGTNQHLVRSILAIRNQGGVAISDGETIMPEPILVGRNEAKLKKLADAHGGLPFSTDLAALLDDAKYPVYFDAQTTLRRYEDVKRAIEKGKHIYCEKPVATSSAESMDLYRLAKEKGIKHGVVQDKLWLPGLRKLKYLIDTGFFGRILSVRGEFGYWVFTGENQPAQRPSWNYRQKDGGGIMLDMFCHWRYVIDNLFGNVTAVSALGATHLPDRWDEAGKPYICDTDDAAYGTFQTDQRIICQFNSSWCTRVRRDDLLTLHVDGTKGSAVAGLRQCWTQHDAVTPKPVWNPDIDNPIDFYAAWEPMPSNVAYDNAFKVQWELFLRHLVLDEPFRWGLREGAKGVQLAELGYESWKQRRWLDVPEL
- a CDS encoding 1-acyl-sn-glycerol-3-phosphate acyltransferase; translation: MTLLELRGWFVLTWRFIRYFAYRFGMGSRPQFVDIYREGVPVLDRLLGWPKMLRFEDGHNCPRHGPVVFAGNHQKKDDPFLLYRAIHYLCDASYAVRFMMRDDFFAGISAAKSRFIDVDELACMAGALLISRSNVQLSQMKPFVKLLREGNGFIMYPGRSRSRSGVFIEYRDGIEEPGGVTFFLAQAQRGRPDLRIPAVPCARTHNPTTNKTVIIFGEPQYLPHDADRAVQRDLDFRLIEMMGELTEVNAAHVTAGILYLRCLHGHSESITLHQLKAAVKEVLDACRERRVEPASRNDLDGQMKAVLAYLERGKTIVRTGDSVTPNVDVVLSAPEWDTSYVEKNPLKHLVNQVLHLWDVVAAIEFAAFKTF